A genomic region of Rhipicephalus sanguineus isolate Rsan-2018 chromosome 1, BIME_Rsan_1.4, whole genome shotgun sequence contains the following coding sequences:
- the LOC125756186 gene encoding glycine-rich protein-like: MNAAFVALLLCACAAVVLAGDFGHSYGGYGGFGGYGGYDEGHSYGYHKTVPGPSFLVKTVHHVNKLHQGAHLVGGHYGHGGYGGGYGGGFGFGGLKH, translated from the coding sequence TTCGTCGCCCTCCTCCTCTGCGCCTGCGCCGCCGTCGTCCTCGCTGGCGACTTCGGTCACAGCTACGGCGGCTACGGCGGCTTCGGCGGCTACGGCGGCTACGACGAAGGCCACAGCTACGGCTACCACAAGACCGTTCCTGGCCCTTCGTTCCTGGTCAAGACCGTGCACCACGTCAACAAGCTCCACCAGGGCGCTCACCTCGTCGGCGGACACTACGGACACGGCGGATACGGAGGCGGCTACGGCGGCGGCTTCGGCTTCGGAGGCCTCAAGCACTGA